Proteins from a genomic interval of bacterium:
- a CDS encoding amidohydrolase family protein, translated as MRFDLVIRGGRVYDGTGMPGWDADLGIRDGRIVAIGRVTGTAGRTLDARGLSVTPGFIDVHTHYDVQLDWDPLATPSCWHGTTTVLAGNCGFGLAPAKPADVDWLAGMLSRVEGMSRAALRAGLRFRGGSFGDYWKRFDGTLGVNVGSYVGHSAVRRFVMGDAASERRATPAEIAAMQEVVRAAMREGAIGFSTSQLDIHVGEDGREVPSNHAGPDEIVALSAVLAEFGRGALEIIPRSIAAGYDAADRALILDMYRASGRPVELNLLLPTPDNPMCWEATLGFVREATAQGARLHPQFATNELGLHLRLADTFVFDEMPAWRAALTLPQAERLAALRDPLVRARLAAEFDAPGRAAGFTWDVLEVEAVGDPAHAGWVGRSVVELAAARGVTSLDAFLDCSLAEDLGVQWQTRLEDMAKAFIAHVVRAGIAEPCVMAGSSDGGAHLASFVGADYTTRLLTDWVPDALSFEQAIWRLAGMPATVHGLAGRGFLREGAWADVLLIDRSRLRAGHARLARDFPAGSERYVVDAEGYAAVIVNGGVVLENGTPTGALPGHVLRGA; from the coding sequence ATGAGGTTCGACCTCGTGATCCGCGGCGGCCGCGTCTACGACGGCACCGGCATGCCCGGCTGGGACGCCGACCTCGGCATCCGCGACGGCCGCATCGTCGCCATCGGCCGCGTCACGGGCACCGCCGGACGCACGCTCGACGCGCGCGGGCTCAGCGTCACGCCGGGCTTCATCGACGTGCACACGCACTACGACGTGCAGCTCGACTGGGACCCCCTCGCGACGCCGTCCTGCTGGCACGGCACGACCACGGTGCTGGCCGGCAACTGCGGCTTCGGGCTCGCGCCCGCGAAGCCCGCGGACGTCGACTGGCTCGCGGGCATGCTGAGCCGGGTCGAGGGCATGTCGCGTGCGGCGCTGCGCGCCGGCCTGCGCTTTCGCGGCGGCAGCTTCGGCGACTACTGGAAGCGCTTCGACGGCACGCTCGGGGTCAACGTCGGCAGCTACGTCGGCCATTCGGCCGTGCGCCGCTTCGTCATGGGCGACGCGGCGTCCGAGCGGCGCGCGACGCCGGCGGAGATCGCCGCCATGCAGGAGGTCGTGCGTGCGGCGATGCGCGAGGGAGCGATCGGGTTCTCGACCTCGCAGCTCGACATCCACGTCGGCGAGGACGGGCGCGAGGTGCCGTCGAACCACGCGGGGCCCGACGAGATCGTGGCGCTGTCGGCGGTGCTGGCGGAGTTCGGGCGCGGCGCGCTCGAGATCATCCCGCGCAGCATCGCCGCCGGCTACGACGCCGCCGACCGCGCGCTGATCCTGGACATGTACCGCGCCTCGGGCCGCCCGGTGGAGCTGAACCTGCTCCTGCCGACGCCGGACAACCCGATGTGCTGGGAGGCGACGCTCGGCTTCGTGCGCGAGGCGACGGCGCAGGGCGCGCGCCTGCACCCGCAGTTCGCGACCAACGAGCTGGGCCTGCACCTCCGCCTCGCCGACACCTTCGTCTTCGACGAGATGCCGGCCTGGCGCGCAGCGCTGACGCTGCCGCAGGCCGAGCGCCTGGCGGCGCTGCGCGATCCGCTGGTGCGGGCGCGCCTCGCCGCCGAGTTCGATGCCCCCGGCCGCGCCGCCGGCTTCACCTGGGACGTGCTCGAGGTCGAGGCGGTGGGCGATCCGGCGCACGCCGGCTGGGTGGGCCGCAGCGTCGTCGAGCTGGCCGCCGCGCGCGGCGTCACGTCGCTCGACGCCTTCCTCGACTGCTCGCTGGCGGAAGACCTCGGCGTGCAGTGGCAGACGCGGCTCGAGGACATGGCGAAGGCGTTCATCGCCCACGTCGTGCGCGCGGGCATCGCCGAGCCGTGCGTCATGGCGGGATCGAGCGACGGCGGCGCGCACCTGGCGTCGTTCGTCGGCGCCGACTACACGACGCGCCTGCTCACCGACTGGGTGCCCGACGCGCTCTCGTTCGAGCAGGCGATCTGGCGCCTGGCCGGCATGCCGGCGACCGTGCACGGGCTCGCCGGCCGCGGCTTCCTGCGCGAGGGCGCGTGGGCCGACGTCCTCCTCATCGACCGCAGCCGCCTGCGTGCCGGCCACGCGCGCCTCGCGCGTGATTTTCCCGCCGGCAGCGAGCGCTACGTCGTCGACGCCGAGGGCTACGCGGCGGTGATCGTCAACGGCGGGGTGGTGCTGGAGAACGGTACGCCGACCGGCGCGCTGCCGGGCCACGTGCTGCGCGGGGCGTAG
- a CDS encoding paraslipin — translation MSGALTVVVVLAVLVAWVVAKTAVVVPQQNAYVVERLGKYRGTLQAGFHILWPFLDVIRYRHSLKETAVDIPEQVCITRDNVQVHVDGVLYLQVLTPERASYGVADFGFAISQLAQTTLRSEMGKIDLDRTFEERGHINAAIVSELDKASEPWGVKVLRYEIKNITPPNDVLAAMEKQMRAEREKRAVILTSEGTRDAAINNAEGEKQQVIKASEAKRQQQVNEAEGAAQAIEAIAAATAEGIRRVAEATQVPGGAEAVRLRVAEQYLTQFGLLARENNTMILPANLADVGGMVATVMAALDQTRPRG, via the coding sequence ATGTCGGGCGCGTTGACGGTGGTGGTGGTTCTCGCGGTGCTGGTCGCCTGGGTGGTGGCGAAGACCGCGGTCGTCGTGCCGCAGCAGAACGCCTACGTCGTCGAACGGCTCGGCAAGTATCGCGGCACGCTCCAGGCGGGCTTCCACATCCTGTGGCCGTTCCTCGACGTCATCCGCTACCGGCACTCGCTGAAGGAGACCGCGGTCGACATCCCGGAGCAGGTCTGCATCACACGCGACAACGTCCAGGTGCACGTCGACGGCGTGCTCTACCTTCAGGTGCTGACCCCCGAGCGCGCGTCCTACGGCGTCGCAGACTTCGGCTTCGCGATCTCCCAGCTGGCGCAGACGACGCTGCGCAGCGAGATGGGCAAGATCGATCTCGACCGGACGTTCGAGGAGCGCGGCCACATCAACGCGGCGATCGTGAGCGAGCTCGACAAGGCGTCGGAGCCGTGGGGCGTCAAGGTGCTGCGCTACGAGATCAAGAACATCACGCCGCCGAACGACGTGCTCGCCGCGATGGAGAAGCAGATGCGCGCCGAGCGCGAGAAGCGCGCCGTCATCCTCACGTCGGAGGGCACGCGCGATGCCGCCATCAACAACGCCGAGGGCGAGAAGCAGCAGGTCATCAAAGCGTCGGAGGCGAAGCGTCAGCAGCAGGTGAACGAGGCCGAGGGCGCTGCGCAGGCGATCGAGGCCATCGCCGCCGCGACCGCCGAAGGCATCCGGCGGGTCGCCGAGGCGACGCAGGTGCCGGGCGGCGCCGAGGCGGTGCGCCTGCGTGTCGCCGAGCAGTACCTGACGCAGTTCGGTCTGCTGGCGCGCGAGAACAACACGATGATCCTCCCCGCCAATCTCGCCGACGTCGGCGGGATGGTGGCCACCGTGATGGCCGCGCTCGACCAGACGCGTCCGCGCGGCTGA
- a CDS encoding tetratricopeptide repeat protein has protein sequence MAGIRDRFAALVGPDHPVDLARAALEIARIAYPQLEPEAWLQSLDDLAAAARRHLPEGNLEQRATALARFLFEDCGFRGNQDDYYDPRNSFLNDVLTRRVGIPISLAVVMMEVGRRVGVPLEGVGFPGHFLVRVPSTGEPILLDPFHGGTRLRDDDLLARLHSLAQSSGRSGPRFAEVPSEFVEPTSLRAILARMLRNLLRIYQERDEHLAALHAVDLLLVLTPRSPDDIRTRGTLYEALECPAAAADDFRRYLEIAPDADDADDVRGRLARLADQEPTLH, from the coding sequence ATGGCAGGCATCCGCGATCGCTTCGCTGCCCTCGTCGGCCCCGACCACCCCGTCGATCTCGCGCGTGCGGCGCTCGAGATCGCGCGCATCGCGTATCCCCAGCTGGAGCCCGAGGCGTGGCTCCAGTCCCTCGACGATCTCGCCGCAGCGGCGCGCCGGCATCTGCCCGAGGGAAATCTCGAGCAACGCGCGACGGCGCTGGCGCGCTTCCTCTTCGAAGACTGCGGCTTTCGCGGCAACCAGGACGACTACTACGACCCGCGCAACAGCTTCCTCAACGACGTCCTCACCCGACGCGTCGGCATCCCCATCTCGCTCGCGGTCGTGATGATGGAGGTCGGCCGCCGCGTCGGCGTGCCGCTCGAGGGCGTCGGCTTCCCCGGCCACTTCCTCGTGCGCGTGCCGAGCACCGGCGAGCCCATCCTGCTCGACCCCTTCCACGGCGGCACGCGACTCCGCGACGACGACCTGCTGGCGCGCCTGCACTCGCTGGCGCAGTCGAGCGGCCGCAGCGGACCGCGCTTCGCCGAGGTGCCGAGCGAGTTCGTCGAGCCGACGAGCCTGCGCGCGATCCTCGCCCGGATGCTCCGCAACCTGCTGCGCATCTACCAGGAGCGCGACGAGCATCTCGCTGCGCTGCACGCGGTCGATCTGCTCCTCGTCCTCACGCCGCGCTCGCCCGACGACATCCGCACCCGCGGCACGCTCTACGAGGCGCTCGAGTGTCCCGCCGCGGCGGCCGACGACTTCCGCCGCTACCTCGAGATCGCGCCCGACGCCGACGACGCCGACGACGTCCGGGGCCGTCTCGCCCGTCTCGCCGACCAGGAGCCGACGCTCCACTGA
- a CDS encoding NfeD family protein: MTWWMWALGGLFLLGIEVATPGSFFTLFFGVAALVVAGLALFGLAGPDWVQWLLFSLGSVGSLVLFRQKLLRRSFGGGAHAPGTVVGEVAVLQEDLAPGQVGRAELRGTVWSARHDGPAALARGQRCRVVRIEGLTLWLRAE, translated from the coding sequence ATGACGTGGTGGATGTGGGCACTGGGCGGGCTCTTCCTGCTCGGCATCGAGGTCGCGACCCCCGGCAGCTTCTTCACGCTGTTCTTCGGCGTGGCCGCGCTGGTCGTCGCCGGTCTCGCCCTCTTCGGTCTCGCCGGCCCGGACTGGGTGCAGTGGCTGCTCTTCTCGCTCGGGTCGGTCGGCTCGCTCGTGCTCTTCCGCCAGAAGCTGCTGCGCCGCTCGTTCGGCGGCGGAGCCCACGCGCCGGGCACGGTCGTGGGCGAGGTGGCCGTGCTCCAGGAAGACCTCGCGCCGGGCCAGGTCGGACGCGCGGAGCTGCGCGGGACCGTCTGGTCGGCGCGGCACGACGGCCCGGCGGCGCTCGCACGCGGCCAGCGCTGCCGCGTCGTGCGGATCGAGGGGCTGACGCTCTGGCTGCGCGCGGAATGA
- a CDS encoding OB-fold domain-containing protein, which yields MSEQAEAFVRRTGGEWWMPYWEAGRRRELRFQRCTDCGTWRHPPGPMCPSCQSFGVEWARASGRGTLLSWVVCHPPLLAVWKERAPYVVVLVQCEEGVRTMGNVLDLAAEDLRMDMPLVVDFAPSPDGDLVPQWRRA from the coding sequence ATGAGCGAGCAGGCCGAGGCGTTCGTCCGCCGCACCGGCGGCGAGTGGTGGATGCCATACTGGGAGGCGGGGCGCCGGCGTGAGCTGCGCTTCCAGCGCTGCACCGACTGCGGCACGTGGCGCCATCCGCCCGGACCGATGTGTCCCTCGTGCCAGTCGTTCGGCGTCGAGTGGGCACGGGCGAGCGGCCGCGGCACGCTGCTCTCGTGGGTCGTCTGCCATCCGCCGCTGCTGGCGGTGTGGAAGGAGCGGGCGCCGTACGTGGTCGTGCTCGTGCAGTGCGAGGAGGGCGTGCGGACGATGGGCAACGTCCTCGACCTGGCCGCGGAGGACCTGCGCATGGACATGCCGCTGGTCGTCGACTTCGCGCCCTCGCCCGACGGCGACCTCGTGCCGCAGTGGCGGCGCGCCTGA
- a CDS encoding NAD(P)/FAD-dependent oxidoreductase produces the protein MPRPPADAPITEDDAFLAEALSHASVPTLMMSLVHLTGDAALLDGPIRPGTATMGAVDGGLSRADKAVVRATALDALRAYRDRGCTLPPPPSADTIRRMMSFMVGEEVPAEYVPMMREEMALDGRDARDVAWDAVPAARRQALRVVVVGAGMSGLLAAIKLEEAGLPYVVIEKNAGVGGTWLENAYPGCRVDVANHFYSYSFAPNHDWSEFFSRRDELRDYFERVATDFRVRAHIRFGTEVISATFDDATSRWRVVLRTPDGRTEALAADAVVSAVGQLNRPKLPDLPGRDGFLGPAFHSARWPRDFDPTAKRIAVVGTGASAFQLVPELAPVASRVVVFQRSAPWMVPNPRYHARVGPAKKWLLRHVPYYARWYRFLLFWPGSDGLMPSLVVDPTWEHPARAVNATNDAMRAMFTQYLAAQVGDDPALLAKVTPTYPPFVKRMLQDDGSWLGALTQPHVDLVTDAIAEIAPAGVRTGDGTLHEVDAIVFATGFHATRFLWPMAVTGRDGASLHARWGDEPRAYLGITVPDFPNLFCLYGPGTNLAHAGSIIFHSECQVRYVMGCLAALLRSGHATMEPRRAVHEAYAARFDARHAELVWSHPGAGSWYKNAAGKIVTTSPWRLVDYWRWTQAPDLADYELR, from the coding sequence ATGCCCCGCCCGCCCGCCGACGCGCCCATCACCGAGGACGACGCCTTCCTCGCCGAGGCGCTGTCGCACGCGAGCGTGCCGACGCTCATGATGTCGCTCGTCCACCTGACCGGCGACGCCGCGCTGCTGGACGGACCGATCCGTCCCGGGACGGCCACCATGGGCGCGGTCGACGGCGGCCTCTCGCGCGCGGACAAGGCTGTCGTACGGGCGACGGCGCTGGACGCGCTGCGGGCCTACCGCGACCGCGGCTGCACGCTGCCGCCGCCCCCGTCCGCCGACACGATCCGGCGGATGATGAGCTTCATGGTCGGCGAGGAGGTGCCGGCCGAGTACGTCCCGATGATGCGCGAGGAGATGGCGCTCGACGGCCGCGACGCGCGCGACGTCGCCTGGGACGCCGTGCCGGCGGCGCGCCGGCAGGCGTTGCGCGTGGTCGTCGTCGGCGCCGGCATGTCGGGGCTGCTCGCCGCGATCAAGCTCGAGGAGGCGGGCCTCCCCTACGTGGTCATCGAGAAAAACGCGGGCGTCGGCGGGACGTGGCTCGAGAACGCCTATCCCGGCTGCCGGGTCGACGTCGCCAACCACTTCTACAGCTACTCCTTCGCGCCGAACCACGACTGGTCGGAGTTCTTCTCCCGCCGCGACGAGCTGCGCGACTACTTCGAGCGCGTCGCCACCGACTTCCGCGTCCGCGCGCACATCCGCTTCGGCACGGAGGTGATCTCCGCGACCTTCGACGACGCGACGAGCCGCTGGCGCGTCGTCCTGCGCACGCCCGACGGCCGGACGGAGGCGCTCGCGGCCGACGCGGTCGTGAGCGCCGTCGGCCAGCTGAATCGCCCGAAGCTGCCCGACCTCCCGGGACGGGACGGGTTTCTCGGCCCCGCCTTCCACTCGGCGCGCTGGCCGCGCGACTTCGACCCCACCGCCAAGCGCATCGCCGTCGTCGGCACCGGCGCCAGCGCGTTCCAGCTCGTCCCGGAGCTCGCCCCGGTCGCGAGCCGCGTCGTCGTCTTCCAGCGCTCCGCGCCGTGGATGGTGCCGAACCCGCGCTACCATGCGCGCGTCGGGCCGGCGAAGAAGTGGCTGCTGCGCCACGTGCCGTACTATGCGCGCTGGTACCGCTTCCTCCTGTTCTGGCCCGGCTCGGACGGCCTCATGCCGTCGCTCGTCGTCGATCCGACGTGGGAGCACCCGGCGCGCGCGGTCAACGCGACCAACGACGCGATGCGCGCCATGTTCACGCAGTACCTGGCCGCCCAGGTCGGCGACGACCCGGCGCTGCTCGCCAAGGTGACGCCGACCTACCCGCCGTTCGTGAAGCGCATGCTCCAGGACGACGGCAGCTGGCTCGGCGCCCTCACGCAGCCGCACGTCGACCTCGTCACCGACGCCATCGCCGAGATCGCTCCCGCCGGCGTCCGCACCGGCGACGGCACGCTCCACGAGGTCGACGCCATCGTCTTCGCGACCGGCTTCCACGCGACGCGCTTCCTCTGGCCGATGGCGGTGACGGGCCGCGACGGCGCCTCGCTGCACGCGCGCTGGGGCGACGAGCCGCGCGCCTACCTCGGCATCACCGTCCCCGACTTCCCGAACCTCTTCTGCCTCTACGGCCCGGGCACGAACCTGGCGCACGCGGGCAGCATCATCTTCCACTCCGAGTGCCAGGTCCGCTACGTGATGGGCTGCCTCGCCGCGCTCCTGCGGAGCGGCCACGCGACGATGGAGCCGCGCCGGGCCGTGCACGAGGCCTACGCGGCGCGCTTCGACGCCCGCCACGCGGAGCTGGTCTGGTCCCACCCCGGCGCCGGCAGCTGGTACAAGAACGCCGCCGGCAAGATCGTCACGACGTCGCCGTGGCGCCTCGTCGACTACTGGCGCTGGACCCAGGCGCCCGACCTCGCGGACTACGAGCTGCGCTAG
- a CDS encoding alpha-L-fucosidase → MRLPVRPVLLVALLLLALPAAAAAAKKRPKPAPCPPAQYAVDGAPLGATGVTSDTIEVGALAGVGDSCPLAAPVRARTSRKGVTTVRARWNACPGFTGPVRLRARIVDGCTRLAGKVRARRHRRAVTATRADCGDGILDAAAPPTPYLPTRESLASHEIPRWFRDAKLGIMIHWGIFTIPAWAPLTIDPHEWLCCGKLIEPPDFGAPFFTNIPYTEWYWNSILIDGSPAQQHHAATYGADYPYEAFRPQFDAAAAPWSGEAWADLFREAGARYVVFVTKHHDGYSLWPTAVPHPTRTGWHTTRDYVGELDGAVRRRCMRMGLYFSGGLDWSVKAGPIVTSLDGAVVAPTTPEYTAFADGQWRELIARYRPSVLWNDITYPSEDAALRLFADYYNGQPDGLVNDRFSILPGLTHHDYSTPEFSVVADVSPRTFETVRGMGRGFGYNRNESDATLDSADALIHLLADVVSRNGNLLLNVGPMADGTIPAAQVDRLRAIGAWLGTNGAAIFASRPATTPEATTADGTPVRFTLGADGTTRYAILLGPLPAGTVAFPLADGAPGRVRLLGDDAPLDWTLDGGVLRITVPATLAGRANPVLALAAP, encoded by the coding sequence ATGCGACTCCCGGTCCGGCCCGTCCTGCTCGTCGCGCTGCTGCTGCTCGCGCTCCCCGCCGCGGCTGCGGCGGCCAAGAAGCGGCCGAAGCCCGCGCCCTGTCCGCCGGCGCAGTACGCCGTCGACGGCGCCCCGCTCGGCGCCACCGGCGTCACCAGCGACACGATCGAGGTCGGCGCCCTCGCCGGCGTCGGCGACAGCTGCCCGCTCGCGGCCCCCGTCCGCGCGCGCACCAGCCGCAAGGGCGTGACCACGGTGCGGGCGCGCTGGAACGCCTGCCCGGGGTTCACCGGGCCCGTGCGGCTGCGTGCGCGCATCGTCGACGGCTGCACGCGCCTCGCCGGCAAGGTCCGCGCCCGCCGCCACCGGCGCGCCGTCACCGCGACGCGCGCGGACTGCGGCGACGGCATCCTCGACGCCGCGGCGCCGCCGACCCCGTACCTGCCCACGCGCGAGTCGCTCGCCAGCCACGAGATCCCGCGCTGGTTCCGCGACGCCAAGCTCGGGATCATGATCCACTGGGGCATCTTCACGATCCCGGCGTGGGCGCCGCTGACGATCGATCCGCACGAGTGGCTCTGCTGCGGCAAGCTGATCGAGCCGCCCGACTTCGGCGCCCCGTTCTTCACCAACATCCCGTACACGGAGTGGTACTGGAACTCGATCCTGATCGACGGCTCGCCGGCGCAGCAGCACCACGCGGCCACCTACGGCGCCGACTACCCGTACGAGGCCTTCCGGCCGCAGTTCGACGCGGCCGCCGCCCCGTGGTCGGGCGAGGCGTGGGCCGATCTCTTCCGCGAGGCCGGCGCGCGCTACGTCGTCTTCGTGACCAAGCACCACGACGGCTACTCCCTGTGGCCGACCGCGGTGCCCCACCCCACCCGCACCGGCTGGCACACGACGCGCGACTACGTCGGCGAGCTCGACGGCGCCGTCCGCCGCCGCTGCATGCGCATGGGGCTCTATTTCTCGGGTGGCCTCGACTGGTCGGTGAAGGCGGGGCCGATCGTGACCTCGCTCGACGGCGCCGTGGTCGCGCCGACGACGCCCGAGTACACCGCCTTCGCCGACGGCCAGTGGCGCGAGCTGATCGCGCGCTATCGCCCCTCGGTCCTCTGGAACGACATCACCTACCCGAGCGAGGACGCCGCGCTCCGGCTGTTCGCCGACTACTACAACGGCCAGCCCGACGGGCTCGTGAACGACCGCTTCTCGATCCTCCCCGGCCTCACCCATCACGACTACTCGACGCCGGAGTTCAGCGTCGTCGCCGACGTCTCGCCGCGGACGTTCGAGACCGTGCGCGGCATGGGCCGCGGCTTCGGCTACAACCGCAACGAATCCGACGCCACCCTCGACAGCGCCGACGCGCTGATCCACCTCCTCGCCGACGTCGTCAGCAGGAACGGCAACCTCCTGCTGAACGTCGGCCCGATGGCCGACGGCACCATCCCGGCGGCGCAGGTCGACCGGCTGCGTGCGATCGGCGCCTGGCTCGGCACCAACGGCGCGGCGATCTTCGCCTCGCGCCCGGCGACCACGCCGGAGGCCACGACCGCGGACGGCACGCCCGTACGCTTCACGCTCGGCGCGGACGGGACCACGCGCTACGCGATCCTGCTCGGCCCGCTGCCCGCCGGCACGGTCGCCTTCCCGCTCGCCGACGGCGCACCCGGCCGCGTGCGGCTCCTCGGCGACGACGCCCCGCTCGACTGGACGCTCGACGGCGGCGTCCTGCGCATCACCGTCCCCGCGACGCTCGCCGGGCGCGCCAATCCGGTGCTCGCGCTCGCGGCGCCTTGA
- a CDS encoding aminoacetone oxidase family FAD-binding enzyme, whose protein sequence is MAAVTAGRRTTGRRIVVLDGARTLGAKILIAGGGRCNVTHDVVGERDFAGSSPNAIRKVLRRFDVATTVAFFAELGVTLKREETGKLFPTTDRARTVLDALVGAARTAGAELRHPWRVETIDPAPDGFALAGPAGRFRARRVVLASGGRSVPTTGSDGHGYVLAQRLGHGLTPRVLPALVPLVIAPGHFVTALAGVTVPATLTVEHPSGKRIAACTGSTLCTHRGVSGPAVLDVSRHWLHAHLDVPDARLVVSWLPGERPETIDAALRDLGATSPGRFLARHLPERLARALCAAAGVEPSAAGRTLSRAGRRALADTVGATVLPVTGDRGFTHAEATAGGVPLAELRLETMASRVAAGLHLCGEVCDVDGRIGGFNFQWAWASGFVAGAGVVASA, encoded by the coding sequence ATGGCCGCGGTCACGGCCGGCCGCCGCACCACCGGCCGCCGCATCGTGGTGCTCGACGGCGCCAGGACGCTGGGCGCGAAGATCCTCATCGCCGGCGGCGGGCGCTGCAACGTCACGCACGACGTCGTCGGCGAGCGCGACTTCGCCGGCAGCTCGCCCAACGCGATCCGCAAGGTGCTGCGCCGCTTCGACGTGGCGACGACGGTCGCGTTCTTCGCCGAGCTGGGCGTCACGCTGAAGCGCGAGGAGACGGGCAAGCTCTTCCCCACGACGGACCGCGCCCGCACGGTGCTCGACGCGCTCGTCGGCGCGGCCCGCACGGCCGGCGCCGAGCTGCGCCATCCCTGGCGCGTCGAGACGATCGACCCGGCGCCCGACGGCTTCGCCCTCGCCGGCCCCGCCGGCCGCTTCCGCGCCCGCCGCGTCGTGCTCGCATCCGGCGGGCGCAGCGTCCCGACCACGGGATCGGACGGACACGGCTACGTCCTGGCGCAGCGGCTCGGACACGGGCTCACGCCGCGCGTCCTGCCCGCCCTCGTCCCGCTCGTGATCGCGCCCGGGCACTTCGTCACCGCGCTCGCCGGCGTCACCGTACCGGCGACGCTCACCGTCGAGCACCCTTCGGGAAAACGCATCGCGGCGTGCACCGGGTCGACGCTTTGCACGCACCGCGGGGTCTCGGGGCCGGCGGTCCTCGACGTCAGCCGCCACTGGCTGCACGCGCACCTCGACGTCCCCGACGCGCGGCTCGTCGTCTCCTGGCTGCCGGGCGAGCGTCCCGAGACGATCGACGCGGCGCTGCGCGACCTCGGCGCCACCAGTCCCGGCCGCTTCCTCGCCCGCCACCTGCCCGAGCGGCTCGCGCGCGCGCTCTGCGCCGCGGCGGGCGTCGAGCCGAGCGCCGCGGGTCGCACGCTGTCGCGCGCCGGCCGCCGAGCGCTGGCCGACACGGTGGGGGCGACCGTGCTCCCCGTCACCGGCGACCGCGGCTTCACGCACGCCGAAGCGACCGCGGGCGGCGTTCCGCTCGCCGAGCTGCGCCTCGAGACGATGGCCTCGCGGGTGGCCGCCGGGCTCCATCTCTGCGGCGAGGTGTGCGACGTCGACGGCCGCATCGGCGGCTTCAACTTCCAGTGGGCGTGGGCGAGCGGCTTCGTCGCGGGGGCCGGCGTCGTCGCGAGCGCCTGA
- a CDS encoding lipid-transfer protein, translated as MSLKDKAAIVGIGQLPFSKNIGRPEEVTALEAARLALDDAGLRPQDIDGTSKWSIQNTAENLIARNLGVPNLRWFGEVGYGGGGGCGVVAHAAAAIAAGMARCVLVYRSRNRGSGGRPWAGTSRERDQSQSESNETAIYAPYGFVRPVDQVAMFTRRFLHERGYSTRHLGWIAVTTRKHAMRNPMAMMREPMTLENHAASRVISDPLRLFDNCLETDGAAAVLVAEASLARDCRQKPAWIMAASQGMGPRNVTMNNFFKDPILESPGAHAARDLWRMAGVTPQDVDVAQLYDAFTPLVLASLEEYGFCKPGEAGDFVEHDGLGVGGNLPNNTSGGSLSEAYVHGINLIIEAVRQIRGTSCNQVPGARLSMATSGNMVPTGALLLRGD; from the coding sequence GTGTCGCTCAAGGACAAGGCCGCGATCGTCGGCATCGGGCAGCTCCCCTTCTCGAAGAACATCGGCCGGCCCGAGGAGGTGACCGCGCTCGAGGCGGCGCGGCTGGCGCTCGACGACGCGGGCCTGCGGCCGCAGGACATCGACGGCACGAGCAAGTGGAGCATCCAGAACACCGCCGAGAACCTGATCGCGCGCAATCTCGGCGTCCCCAACCTGCGCTGGTTCGGCGAGGTCGGCTACGGCGGCGGCGGCGGGTGCGGCGTCGTCGCGCACGCGGCGGCGGCGATCGCGGCGGGGATGGCGCGCTGCGTCCTCGTCTACCGCTCGCGCAACCGCGGCTCCGGCGGCCGGCCGTGGGCCGGCACCTCGCGCGAGCGCGACCAGTCGCAGAGCGAGAGCAACGAGACCGCGATCTACGCGCCGTACGGCTTCGTGCGGCCGGTCGACCAGGTGGCGATGTTCACACGGCGCTTCCTCCACGAGCGCGGCTACTCGACGCGGCACCTCGGCTGGATCGCCGTCACCACGCGCAAGCACGCCATGCGCAACCCGATGGCGATGATGCGCGAGCCCATGACGCTCGAGAACCACGCCGCGTCGCGGGTGATCTCGGATCCGCTGCGGCTGTTCGACAACTGTCTCGAGACCGACGGCGCCGCCGCGGTGCTCGTCGCCGAGGCGTCGCTGGCGCGCGACTGCCGCCAGAAGCCGGCGTGGATCATGGCGGCGTCGCAGGGCATGGGGCCGCGCAACGTGACGATGAACAACTTCTTCAAGGACCCGATCCTCGAGTCGCCCGGCGCCCATGCCGCGCGCGATCTCTGGCGCATGGCGGGCGTGACGCCGCAGGACGTCGACGTGGCGCAGCTCTACGACGCCTTCACGCCGCTCGTGCTCGCGTCGCTCGAGGAGTACGGCTTCTGCAAGCCGGGCGAGGCGGGCGATTTCGTCGAGCACGACGGCCTCGGCGTCGGCGGCAACCTGCCGAACAACACCAGCGGCGGCAGCCTGTCGGAGGCCTACGTGCACGGCATCAACCTCATCATCGAGGCGGTGCGGCAGATCCGCGGCACGTCCTGCAACCAGGTGCCGGGCGCGCGGCTGTCCATGGCGACCAGCGGCAACATGGTGCCGACGGGTGCACTGCTCCTGCGGGGAGACTGA